One part of the Amyelois transitella isolate CPQ chromosome 10, ilAmyTran1.1, whole genome shotgun sequence genome encodes these proteins:
- the LOC106136749 gene encoding synaptic vesicle 2-related protein — translation MKIDLDYIETDLEEALDLAGSGKYQVFHCALMLFSLCSAMLEIVGTAFVLPAAACDLDLPDTIKGIMTSVPNIGIILTAPMWGRAADTLGRKPVLQFSSAMAGTICLLAAFMPNLSSFAICKFAGSLFLACPSSLGWAYAGELIPRGRRDTVVLICNGLLMMSSTFSPIIAWAVLSNDFRYDLGSLTLRPWRVLTIAYAVPLILTAAWTARAHESPKFLMAKGRRRQALEVLRKIYAVNTGLSWKNYCVTSLRNEDKGVLQLVDGLRSLEPKKHTYTEFLKPPHFKWLAICGFLMFGAFSLLNGLFLFAADTINRVMTDSDQEGAICLTMNQPGNTTNTCIDKISHEAFMVMLVTTVVYGVVVLTISLCPIDKRNQLTGMFVVVGVTCLVSVLERNRMVAGVAMSGLQLTSLGIGPLTAYTIHLFPTRLRGTAVGAVLMFGRLGSVVGANAAGYLLAVACTSTFYGFSVLLFACAALTFCLPRPSGTTPDGYLDTDGGS, via the exons ATGAAGATAGATTTGGATTACATTGAAACAGATTTGGAAGAGGCTTTGGATTTAGCTG GTTCTGGCAAGTACCAGGTGTTCCACTGCGCTCTCATGCTGTTCTCATTATGCTCGGCAATGCTGGAGATTGTCGGCACTGCCTTCGTCTTGCCGGCAGCCGCCTGCGATCTTGACCTGCCTGACACTATTAAGGGGATAATGACTTCGGTTCCTAACATAG GCATTATACTGACAGCTCCGATGTGGGGGCGCGCAGCTGACACCCTGGGTCGGAAGCCAGTGCTGCAGTTCTCCTCGGCTATGGCCGGCACCATCTGTCTGCTGGCCGCCTTCATGCCCAACTTGTCCAGCTTCGCGATTTGCAAGTTCGCGGGTTCACTTTT CCTGGCTTGCCCTTCGTCGCTGGGTTGGGCATACGCCGGAGAGCTCATTCCTCGAGGGAGACGGGACACCGTGGTACTCATCTGTAATGGGCTGCTCATGATGTCTTCTACTTTCAGCCCTA tTATCGCCTGGGCAGTTCTATCAAACGATTTCCGATACGACCTTGGATCGCTGACGCTCCGTCCATGGCGGGTTCTCACCATAGCGTACGCGGTACCTCTCATCCTGACTGCAGCCTGGACTGCGCGTGCGCACGAGAGCCCCAAGTTCCTAATGGCGAAGGGCAGGAGGAGACAGGCTTTGGAAGTGTTGAGGAAGATATATGCTGTAAACACGGGGCTGTCTTGGAAAAATTATTGT GTAACATCACTGAGGAACGAAGATAAAGGCGTACTACAGCTGGTAGACGGGTTAAGGTCCCTTGAACCTAAAAAACACACTTACACAGAGTTCCTAAAGCCTCCGCACTTCAAATGGCTTGCTATTTGCGGTTTTCTTATGTTCGGAGCGTTTTCATT GTTGAATGGCTTGTTCCTGTTCGCAGCGGACACCATCAATAGGGTCATGACGGACTCTGACCAAGAAGGCGCCATCTGCCTCACCATGAACCAACCTGGCAATACG acAAACACATGCATAGACAAGATATCACACGAGGCTTTCATGGTCATGTTGGTGACGACCGTTGTCTATGGCGTAGTGGTGCTGACCATCAGCTTGTGTCCCATAGACAAGAGGAACCAGCTCACCGGGATGTTTGTTGTGGTCGGCGTCACTTGCCTCGTGTCAGTATTGGAGAGGAACAG GATGGTGGCAGGAGTGGCGATGTCTGGTCTGCAATTAACATCCCTGGGGATCGGCCCGCTCACTGCGTACACGATACATTTGTTCCCGACAAGATTGAG GGGCACAGCCGTGGGTGCAGTGCTAATGTTCGGCCGACTGGGCTCTGTGGTGGGAGCCAACGCGGCCGGGTACCTCCTAGCTGTGGCCTGCACATCAACCTTCTATGGTTTCAGCGTATTACTGTTTG CCTGTGCTGCATTGACCTTCTGCCTGCCGCGACCTTCTGGGACCACTCCTGATGGGTACCTGGACACGGACGGTGGTAGCTAG